The genomic segment GCGGTCACAACGACCCATGCTTCCGGCTCACAAACCGACACTTAACGGAGAGTTCAAAATGCGCTTCATGATCATACGCAAGGCCGACCAGGAAACCGAAGCAGGCGTCATGCCCAGCGAATCGCTGATCGCGGCAATGATGAAATTTAACGAAGAAATGGTGCAAGCCGGCGTCATGAAGGACGGCGACGGCCTGCATCCGAGCAGCAAGGGCGCGCGCATCAAATTCTCGGGAGGCAAACCGACCGTTATCGACGGTCCGTTTGCCGAGACCAAGGAATTGATCGCGGGCTTCACCATGATCCAGGTGAAATCGAAGGCAGAAGCATTGGAATGGGTCAAACGCTGGCCGGCCGAAGACGCCAACGGCAATGTCGAACTGGAACTGCGCCAGGTATTCGAAGCGGAGGATTTCGGGGACGCCCTCACGCCGGAGCTGAGAGAAGCGGAAGAACGCATGCGCGAGCACCTGCAGAATTCCGCCGCACAACCAGATGCCAAGTCCTAAACATCTGCCTTTTCATCCACAATGACTATCACCATAGCCGCGAGATAATCCATGCTCAAAACCATCGCCATCATCATCGTTGTAGCACTTGCCGCCATCCTCGGACTGGCAGCGACCCGGCCTGACAATTTCCGCGTGCAACGCTCCGTCTCGATCAAGGCGCCGCCGGAAAAAATCTTCGCCCTCATCGAGAATTTTCACAGCTGGGCCAGCTGGTCGCCATATGAAAAGCTGGATCCGGGCATGCAGAAAACGTTCAGCGGCGCCGCTAGCGGCAAGGGTGCGGTGTATGCCTGGGACAGCTCGGGCAAGGCCGGTGCCGGACGCATGGAAATCAGCGATGCCGTGACGCCATCCAAGGTCGTTATCAAACTGGATTTCAGCAAGCCGCTGGAAGGCCACAACACGGCAGAATTTACGATAGATACCCAGGGCGACAGCAGCAACGTCACCTGGGCCATGTATGGACCGTCACCTTATGTCGCAAAGGTAATGGGGCTGTTTTTCAATATGGATACCATGATCGGCAAGGATTTTGAAACCGGACTTGCCAGCTTGAAAAGCGCTGCAGAAAAATAAGCGACGACTGACATTCCTTCCCATTCGCAATCATTCCTTACAGGAGCAAGTCATGCAATTGAATCCTTACCTCAATTTCAACGGCAACTGCGACGCCGCGTTCAAATTCTACGAGAAAGTTTTGGGCGGAAAAATCGCCTTCAAGATCACCTATGGCGAAACTCCGGACAGCGGCGGCGAACAATGTCCACCTGCTTCCAAAGATCATCTCGCTCACGTGCGGCTGGAAGCGCCTGGTCTCGTATTGATGGGCTCTGACTGTCCGCCGGGATTTTTTGAAAAAGCCCAGGGCATTACCCTGTCCCTGACCGTCGACAAGCTGGCGGAAGCAGAGCGTTTGTACAACGCATTGAAAGAAAACGGCGAAGTCAAAATGGCGCTGGCAAAAACCTTTTGGGCAGTCGGCTTCGCCATGGTAACCGATCAGTTCGGTACGCCATGGATGATCAACTGCGAAAAGGAAGCTTGATCGCCAATTGCAGCGTCGTTGAAAAATATGCGCGCCGCACGCCCTTTTAGGATGGCGGCGCGTCATTTCAAGAAGGCAGGACTTACGAAAAACCGCCCTGACTGCGTTGCATCTTCTAACCGTACTTCGTACTGTCTTCGTCGATGCCCTTGCAGGGCGCATACCCACCTGCATGCGGGTATCGTTGCGCAGGCGGACACATGCTGTCCGAAT from the Collimonas arenae genome contains:
- a CDS encoding YciI family protein, whose protein sequence is MRFMIIRKADQETEAGVMPSESLIAAMMKFNEEMVQAGVMKDGDGLHPSSKGARIKFSGGKPTVIDGPFAETKELIAGFTMIQVKSKAEALEWVKRWPAEDANGNVELELRQVFEAEDFGDALTPELREAEERMREHLQNSAAQPDAKS
- a CDS encoding SRPBCC family protein; translated protein: MLKTIAIIIVVALAAILGLAATRPDNFRVQRSVSIKAPPEKIFALIENFHSWASWSPYEKLDPGMQKTFSGAASGKGAVYAWDSSGKAGAGRMEISDAVTPSKVVIKLDFSKPLEGHNTAEFTIDTQGDSSNVTWAMYGPSPYVAKVMGLFFNMDTMIGKDFETGLASLKSAAEK
- a CDS encoding VOC family protein yields the protein MQLNPYLNFNGNCDAAFKFYEKVLGGKIAFKITYGETPDSGGEQCPPASKDHLAHVRLEAPGLVLMGSDCPPGFFEKAQGITLSLTVDKLAEAERLYNALKENGEVKMALAKTFWAVGFAMVTDQFGTPWMINCEKEA